The DNA sequence TACCGGCTACTATCTTACAAGTACAGTAACGGACTATTCGCTGGTATTTCTCAGCCTTACACTGATGGCCGTAGGCGCCGGGTTTTTTAAACCGATTATTTCCGGAACCATTGCCCGCGAAACCGATGCAAGCAACAGCGGCCTTGGATTCGGGATTTTTTACTGGACAATCAACCTCGGAGCATTTATTTTCCCTTTGATACTCGTTCCGTATTTCAAGGGCATCGGTTGGTCATATATTTTCGTTATGGCTGCTGTTGGAACCGGTTGGCTGCTGATCCTTAACATTTTCGTTTACAAGGAACCACCTCGTCCAAAAAGTACCAAAACCATTTTTGAGGTTCTCAAAGGTGTTGTGCTGGTGCTGAAAGATTATCGCTTTGTTACAATGATTGTGATCTATTCGATGTTCTGGATCCTGTATTTCCAGATGTTCGACACCGTACTCTGGTACCTGAAAGAATACATGGATATGAGCCCGGTCAACAATGCTGTGAACAGTTTCCTTCGCTTATTCGTGGACAATCCAAACTGGAAATTTGACGCCGAACACGTAACTGTTATCAATGCAGGTACAATCATTTTGCTGCAATTATTAGTGTCGAGTATTGTGAAAAATACCAAAGCCCTTCCTACAATGATTGTTGGAATCTCGATGGGAACCCTGGGAATGGCTATCCTGGCAATTTCCACACATGCATGGGTGTTCATGGCCGGAATCATCATCTTCTCCATCGGCGAAATGACGGCTCACCCCAAATTCATCTCCTACGTGGGGTTGATCGCTCCGGCCGATAAAAAAGCGCTATACCTTGGATATTCTTTCCTTTATGGCGTAATCGGAAGCGCTATCGGCGGGATTTTAGGCGCAACCTTATACGTTCATTTTGTGGATGGTCTTCAACGTCCCGGATTGCTCTGGTTTATTTTCAGTTTAATCGGTGTGGCAACTATTATTGGACTGATGCTTTACAATAAATTCCTGGCTCCAAGAAAAAACGTTTAAATTTTTCATTTATGAAACCCAATGCAATGATTGCCGGATCCACCGGTTTGGTTGGAAGTGAGTTGCTGAAGCTGCTTTCCGGAAAAGATTATTACGAAACCATCGTTCTGCCGGTTCGCAAAAAAACCGAAAACAGTGCCGGCAATATTGCAATGCATGTAGTTGATTTCTCTGACCTGGAAAATTTCGATCCGGGCATAAAAATCCGCGATCTTTATATCTGCCTGGGAACCACCCAGAAGAAAGGCGGTGGAAAAGCCGGGTTTTTCAAAGTGGATCATGATTATGTGCTGAATATTGCCAAGTGGGCAAGGCAAAGCGGCGTTGAAAGGGTTTGTTTGATTTCATCAATTGGAGCAAATCCCAAGAGTTCTTCCTTTTACCTGAAAACCAAAGGGAAGATTGAGCAGGAACTCACTGCACTCGGATTCAGTCATCTTTGCATTCTAAGGCCATCATTATTACTCGGGAAAAGGGAAGAGTACCGTTGGGCGGAAGCAATATCAGCAAAAGTCTTTCCTCTTTTTTCTTTCCTGATGGTTGGCATGCTTAAGAAATACCGGGCGGTGAAAGCTGATAAAGTCGCAGCCGCCATGTTTCAGTTCACCAATACTATGAAAGAACCTTTGGTGATTGTGGAAAGTGATAAGATATCAGACCTTGAAACTACCCCAATATAAAATCACCCCCATGCCACCTAAACATAACAGCGAATTGGTAGAAGTATTTGCAGGAACAACATGGCAAGCCGAAATGGTAAAGAGCTTGTTGGAAAATGCAGAAATTAATGCATTTGTGAAAGACGGGATAATGGGAACATTGAACCCCTGGTGGACGGCACCCGGTGGAGCCGGTTCAGTAAAGGTATTTGTGCCGAATGCAGACTTTGAGTTGGCAAAACAGATTGTTAGAGAATACGAGGCAAACATCCAAATTGAGTAATCCAGAATAAGTGAAAACTACCTCTAGGATTTGGCTGCTGAATTAGTTATTTTTGAATCCGGTTTTATCGCGCTTTGGTATCATCAGCTTTTCTTCTTCTGATTCAATTATTGCCTCATGTGCAGGTGCTTAAAATCAACTATTGGTTTGGCGTTTTTCTGCCAATTGTTTTTATTATTTATTCAGTTCAGCAATGCAATTGCACAAACTGCTGATCCGGCGAATTTGCTCGCAAAAGGTGATACCACACTGGTAGTGGGTCTCTTCAGGCGTGGAAACAGTTTCTTTGATGGCCCCTCCGATTCACTGATCTTCTATTACGATTCAGCCCTTTCATTAATCAGATCAGGTATTCAAAAAATTCCGGTTGGGGACCGAAATTATGGATTCTCAAATTATAAAGTGATTAAACGCCTGGAAAGGGATGCAAACATACAATTAGGGATTGAAAACCTGTTGCAAGGAAATTATAAGGAATCACTCAGGTATTATAACTCGTCGCTCAAGATTTCTGAGGAAATGAATGATGTTTCAGCCATCTCGGAATGTTACGGGGAAATCGGCACATTATACAATAACCAGGGCAACTATGACCTGGCGCTTGAATACCAGCAAAAAGCACTGGAAATTGCCAGGCAAATGAACGACGAAGATTGGATAGCCATTTGCAACAACAATATTGGCAACGTTTATAAAAAGAAAGCATTTTACTCCCTTTCGCTGAGACATTATCTCCATGCCCTGGAATGGTTCGAAACCTCGAGCCAATCGAGAAGAATTGCCGCCTGTTATCAGAATATTGGTGATGTTAACTTTTCACAGAACAATCTAGGCAAAGCGCTTGATTATTATCAACGCGCCCTTGGGATTGCCATTGAATCAGGAAACCGCCAGCGTGAAGCTGACAGTTACCTGCTTATTGGGTTGGTGCATGAAAAACAACAAAATCAAATGCTGGCAAAGGAATTTCTTGCAAAGTCGCTTAATTTGTACAAAGAGCTTGGCTACCGGCACGGCAAGGATGATTGCTATATCGCATTGGGCAATACATGGCTAAGCGAAAAAAACTGGATAAAAGCCGAAGAAAGTTATCATCAGGCATTTGAAATTGCAA is a window from the Bacteroidales bacterium genome containing:
- a CDS encoding MFS transporter gives rise to the protein MEGIENKGSGIRSFPKNFWTVIVMEFFERGSYYGVMSVLSVYLVMSVDEGGLGFTKESVGVIKSTITPLLYLLPILSGAIADCFGYRKVLMFAFLVMSTGYYLTSTVTDYSLVFLSLTLMAVGAGFFKPIISGTIARETDASNSGLGFGIFYWTINLGAFIFPLILVPYFKGIGWSYIFVMAAVGTGWLLILNIFVYKEPPRPKSTKTIFEVLKGVVLVLKDYRFVTMIVIYSMFWILYFQMFDTVLWYLKEYMDMSPVNNAVNSFLRLFVDNPNWKFDAEHVTVINAGTIILLQLLVSSIVKNTKALPTMIVGISMGTLGMAILAISTHAWVFMAGIIIFSIGEMTAHPKFISYVGLIAPADKKALYLGYSFLYGVIGSAIGGILGATLYVHFVDGLQRPGLLWFIFSLIGVATIIGLMLYNKFLAPRKNV
- a CDS encoding NAD-dependent epimerase/dehydratase family protein produces the protein MKPNAMIAGSTGLVGSELLKLLSGKDYYETIVLPVRKKTENSAGNIAMHVVDFSDLENFDPGIKIRDLYICLGTTQKKGGGKAGFFKVDHDYVLNIAKWARQSGVERVCLISSIGANPKSSSFYLKTKGKIEQELTALGFSHLCILRPSLLLGKREEYRWAEAISAKVFPLFSFLMVGMLKKYRAVKADKVAAAMFQFTNTMKEPLVIVESDKISDLETTPI
- a CDS encoding DUF2007 domain-containing protein, encoding MPPKHNSELVEVFAGTTWQAEMVKSLLENAEINAFVKDGIMGTLNPWWTAPGGAGSVKVFVPNADFELAKQIVREYEANIQIE